In Streptococcus mitis, the DNA window ATATCTTTTACAGTTGTGCCAACTTGTTTCAAAGTAGATACAAGAACAAAGTTTGATTCTTTACCATCTTTAGAAGTGTATTTACCTTCTACTTCTTGGTCACGGTCAACACCGATAACCCAAACTTTTTCACTTTCAGGACGGCTCTCATTGAGTGATTTTGCTTCTGCAAAGACACCTGCACCTGTACCACCAGCTACTTGGTAAACAACGTCTGCACCAGCTGCGTATTGTGCCGCTGCAATTGTTTTACCTTTGGCATTATCATTAAATGAACCAGCATAGTCAACTTGTACTTTTATAGATGAATCTACCGAGGCAACACCTGCCTTGAAACCAGCTTCAAAACGAGAGATAACTTCAGACTCCATACCACCTACAAAACCAACTTGTTTTGTCTTAGTTGTTTTAGCTGCTGCAACACCTGCGAGATAAGCAGATTCATTGTCAGCGAAAGTTACGCTAGCAACATTCTTTTGATCTTTAATCACATCATCAATCAAGACATAGTTCAAGTCAGAGTGGTCTTTTGCTGCTTCTTCAACTGCATTGTGAAGGGCAAAACCAACACCGAAGATCAGGTTGTAACTTCCAGCCGCTTGTTGCAAGTTGTTAGCGTAGTCAGCTTCACTTGTTGATTGGAAATAAGTAAAGCCTTTATCTTTTGAAAGATTGTGTTCTTTACCCCAGTCTTGCAAACCTTCCCAAGCTGATTGGTTGAATGATTTGTCATCAACACCACCAGTATCAGTGACGATTGCTGCTTTTGTCTTCACATCAGAAGATGAAGCTGCGTTACGAGAAGAGCGGTTACCACATGCAGCAAGTCCAACTGCTGCTACTGCAACTAGACCAAGGCCTAGCCATTGTTTCTTGTTCATTACTGAACCTCCTAAATAAGATGTGCAACGATGTTGCAAGTATGGATTGGTTGGCCACAAGGACCGTGCCACTCAGAGAGCGACTCAGACTAGTTTAAGTCTGTAAAAGAGTATGGAAGTAATTCCCCGACCGTCATCTCGACCGTCGATTTATCTTTTGCGACTAAGGTCACTTTTAGATCTTGTTCAAAAAATTCGACCATTACTTGGCGACAAGCACCACATGGTGAGATTGGTTTTTCAGTCTCTCCATAGACAATCAATTCTGAAAACTCTCTTTGTCCTTCGGAAACTGCTTTAAAAATGGCTGTTCTCTCACCGCAATTGGTCAAAGGATAGCTAGCATTTTCGATATTCACTCCCGTGTAAACACTTCCGTCTTTTGCCACTAAAACTGCTCCGATAGGAAAGTGAGAATAAGGCACATAGGCATGTTTGCTGGTTTCAATTGCCAGTTCAATCAACTCAGTAGTCGCCATCTGCCAATTCTCCTTTTAGAATTGCTACCCCAGCTGAAGTTCCGATACGGGTCGCCCCTGCTTCTAAAAATGCAAGAGCATCTGCATAAGAACGAGCTCCACCAGCAGCCTTGACACCCATTTCTAGTCCAACTGTTTCACGCATTAATCTAACATCTGCTACCGTCGCACCACCAGTTGAAAAGCCAGTAGATGTTTTAACGAAATCAGCTCCAGCTTTTTGAGCTAATTGGCAAGCCACAACTTTTTCTTGGTCAGTCAGAAGGCATGCTTCAATAATGACTTTTACTAACTTGTCACCACTTGCTTCTACAACAGCACGGATGTCCGATTCAACCAAATCAAGATTACCTGATTTGAGAGCTCCAACATTGATCACCATATCAATCTCATCTGCTCCATTTTGGATAGCTTCTTTGGTTTCAAATGATTTCACGGCTGAAGTTGTTGCTCCCAAGGGGAAACCAACTACTGTGCAGACCTTGACATCTGTTCCTTCAAGCCCTTTTTTAGCATATTTAACCCAGGTCGGATTGACGCAAACACTGGCAAAATCATACTCTCTAGCTTCAGACAACAAACAATCAATTTGATTTACTGTCGCATCTTGTTTCAAAAGTGTATGATCGATATATTTATTTAATTTCATATTCGGATTCTCCTGCAGTTTATGAGATTATTTCTATAATTTCTCGTAAACTTTGCACACTATCATTTATTTTAACATATTTTTGAAAATCTGTAACTAGCTGAGGAGAAATTTTTCCATTTGTGTATACTTTTGCAACAATTTCTCCCTTTTGAACGGAATCTCCAACTTTCTTTTCAAAAACAATTCCTGTTTCATAGTCTAAGGCATCAGACTTGACTGCACGGCCTGCCCCCAGTCTCATAGCATAAAGCCCAAATTCCATAGCTGGAAGAGCTGAAATGACACCCGTTTCCTGAGCAGGGATTTCCACTACATGGGCTACATTTACAGGACGATACAAGTCTTCTAAATCTCCACCTTGGGCTTGGACCATTTCCTCAAACTTAGCCAGTGCCTTACCATTGTCAAGATGTTGGCGAACTTCTTCCACTGTCTTGTTCACATTAGCCAAACCAAGCATAATTTGAGCCAATTCACAGATGAAGTGGGTAATATCCTGGCGGCCTTGACCTTGTAAAATCTCCAGTGCTTCAAGGATCTCCAGACGATTTCCAATCGCTCGTCCCAATGGCTGACTCATATCCGTAATCACTGCTACCGTCTTCCGGCCAACAGCCTTACCAAGATCCACCATGGTTTGAGCCAATTCACGCGCCTCATCAACCGTCTTCATGAAGGCACCCTCACCGACAGTCACATCTAGCAAAATAGCATCTGCCCCTGCCGCAATTTTCTTGCTCATCACCGAACTCGCAATCAAAGGAATCGTGTCGACAGTTGCGGTCACATCACGGAGAGCGTAGAGAAGCTTATCCGCTTTAACCAGCTGGTCTGATTGCCCAATGACAGATACTCCAATATCCTGCACTTGATTAATGAAATCCTCTTGACTACGTTCTACTTGATAACCCTTAATGGACTCCAATTTATCAATTGTTCCGCCTGTATGGCCGAGACCACGACCACTCATTTTGGCTACAGGCACACCAAAGCTAGCAACAAGAGGAGCCAAAATCAAGGTTACCTTATCACCAACACCACCCGTAGAATGCTTGTCAACCTTAACCCCATCAATAGCTGATAAATCAAACTCTTGCCCTGTCTTGACCATCTTCATAGTTAGGTCAGAGATTTCTCGAGTCGTCATTCCTTTGAAATAAACAGCCATAGCAAAGGCAGACATCTGATAATCAGGAACAGTTCCTGACACATAGCCTTCTACCAGCCATTCAATTTCACTCGAAGTCAATTCTTGACCGTCTCGTTTCTTTTGGATTAAATCAACTGCTCTCATTCTTTCACACTTCTAAGGATATAGTATCCCTTATCTTTTTTAACGACTTCACAATTGCCAAACACATCTTCCATCTTAGACTTAGCACTTGGGGCCCCTTGTTTTTTCTGGATAACAATTGTTAAATCTCCACCAGTTTCCAAGAAATCTTTACTTTTCTCAATGATTTCATGAACCACTTGCTTGCCCGCACGGATAGGAGGATTGGAAATGACGTGGTCAAATGTGCCTTCAACTTGTTCATAGATGTTAGACTGGAAAATCGTCGCTTCTACTTTATTTCGTTCAGCATTTTGTCGCGCCAAATCCAAGGCACGATTATTAATATCGACCATGGTCGCCTGAACTCCATAAGCCTTAGCCAAGGACAAGCCCAAAGGCCCGTAACCACAGCCTACATCAAGGACAGTTTCTCCTTGGTTGACCTCAAGACACTTGAGCAAGAGTTGACTTCCAAAGTCAACCATTTTCTTGCTAAAAACACCAGCATCCGTCAAAAAGGTCATTTTTTCTCCCAACAAGTCCACTCTCAACTCATGAATGTCGTGAGCAGCGTCAGGATTCTCTACATAATACATTTTACTCATGAAACTATTTTACCATAATTTGACTTAAATTGTAAATCGTTTACAAATTGATAATAAAACGAAAAAGACTGAAGAAAGCTAGTAGGTAAAACCTTTTCTTCAATCTCTTTCAACACTTATAGATAAATGATAAACCATTTAGAACTAGAAATATCATAGTCAGGATAAAACAAAAAGTTTATCATCTATAATCGGGCGTATTTATTATTACTATTGCTTAACCTTCAGATACTTAATTATCAACAGGATTCCCAATAAGATGTTTAGATAAAAGCCCAACTGATACGTTTTTGTCAGGAATTCCAAACTTGTCCAAAGTCGGATTAAATCTTCTAGTGACATGCGGAAGAAATAACCCTCTGTAGCAATCCATAGAACTAAAAAGAAATAACTACCAGCAGCAAGCCATTTCGTCCACCGTTTTTTTAGGAAGAAAGCAATCAAGAGCGAACAGATAAAGACAGCTGTTACAATGGCATGTTCCATCAAAAAAGTAAAACCGTAATAGGTTTCCACAAAACGTCTACCATTATCCGCATTCGCTCCTTTTAAAAAAGGTAGTGCAAAACTTAAAATAAAACAGAGTTCCAATATGTAACTTTTTAAGATTTTCATGACACACCTCCTATAAGTTGTGAATCCCAAAGCCCCCTTTATTAGCTTATAAGTCAGGAGAAAGTAGCTCCTACTTCATCAATAAATTGTTCATCCTCTATCTACCTCTATTATATAATATTGATTTACTACATTCAAGAAACCGCTTTATTTTTTTAGCTTTTTATGGTATGATAAACAAAATATCTAGGGGAAAACAAATGACCAACGAATTTTTACATTTTGAAAAAATCAGCCGCCAGACTTGGCAATCGTTACATCGAAAGACAACACCTCCTTTGACAGAAGAGGAATTAGAATCCATCAAGAGTTTTAATGACCAGATTAGCTTGCAGGATGTTACCGATGTCTATCTCCCCCTAGCCCATCTCATCCAGATTTACAAGCGTACCAAGGATGATTTGGCCTTTTCAAAAGGGATTTTCCTTCAACGTGAAAGCAAATCCCAGCCTTTTATCATTGGTGTTTCTGGGAGTGTTGCCGTTGGAAAATCCACAACCAGTCGCCTACTTCAAATCCTTCTGTCCCGTACACTTACAGATGCTACGGTTGAGTTGGTAACAACTGACGGCTTTCTCTATCCCAACCAGACCTTGATTGAACAAGGGATTTTAAATCGCAAGGGATTTCCTGAAAGCTATGATATGGAAGCTCTTCTCAACTTCCTGGATCACATCAAAAATGGACAAGATGTAGATATTCCTGTCTATTCTCATGAAGTCTACGACATCGTACCCGAGGAAAAGCAAAGCGTCAAAGCTGCTGATTTTGTCATTGTTGAGGGAATAAATGTCTTTCAAAATCCACAAAACGAGCGTCTCTACATTACTGACTTCTTTGACTTTTCCATCTATGTTGATGCTGCAGTCGATGACATCGAGAGTTGGTATCTGGACCGTTTCTTGAAGATGCTGAGCCTAGCCCAAAACGACCCTGATAGTTACTATTATCGTTTTACTCAAATGCCGATTGGGGAAGTGGAGTCCTTTGCCCATCAGGTCTGGACCAGTATCAATCTCACAAATCTACAAAATTATATTGAACCAACTAGAAATCGTGCAGAAGTGATTCTTCATAAAACAAAGAACCATGAAATCGATGAAATTTACTTAAAAAAATAATTTTCCCTTGTCAAAACGTAAGTTTTCAGATATAATGGTATAGTTAGTAAATATGGAGGTAAGAACATTGGCAAACATTAAATCAGCTATCAAACGCGCTGAATTGAACGTTAAACAAAACGAAAAAAACTCAGCTCAAAAATCAGCTATGCGTACTGCTATCAAAGCTTTCGAAGCAAACCCATCTGAAGAACTTTTCCGTGCTGCTAGCTCAGCTATCGATAAAGCAGAAACTAAAGGTTTGATTCACAAAAACAAAGCAAGCCGCGACAAAGCTCGTCTTTCAGCTAAACTTGCTAAATAAGAAACAGTCCATAGAGGCTGTTTTTTTGTCCTCAAATAGGAAAAGGTAGAAAATGAAAATCGCAATTATCGGATATTCTGGTGCTGGTAAGTCAACTCTAGCCGAAAAGTTGTCTCACTGCTACTCCATCCCAAAACTTCACATGGACACACTCCAATTTCAACCCGGTTGGCAAGACAGTGACCGTGAATGGATGTTGACCGAGATGAATAACTTTCTCACCAATCATAAAGCTTGGGTCATCGATGGAAATTATTCTTGGTGTTTCTATGAGGAAAGAATGCAGGAAGCTGACCAAATCATCTTTCTCAACTTTTCCCCATTGACCTGTCTCTTTCGAGCCTTTAAACGGTATCTCACATACCGAGGCAAGGTCAGAGAAAGTATGGCAGCTGGTTGTCAAGAACAATTTAATTGGGAGTTTATCAGATGGATTCTCTGGGATGGGCGGAGCAAATCCGCTAAAGAACGCTACAAGTGGGTTCAAGAAACCTATCCAGATAAAGTTGTTATCCTTAGGTCTCAAAAGGAGATAGATTACTTTATAAAGACTCACGAAAACAAGAAGAAAAACCAACATGGATAATGTTAGTACTATTTGGAAGACAAATCCCCTTTTTGGGGGCTATTTCCCCAAAATATTTTCTTCATTATTTACCAATCTATCCTATCTAAAACTCTGAATTCTATAGAAATGAAAAGGGACATTCACTGTCCCTTTTATCAATTTTTAGATTTTGAATATACAATAATCACAATCGCTAGGCCTCAAATCCTCTTTACTCATTTGGAATAAGTATAAGGGAAGACGGATATTATATTTAGCTTTCATAAATAATAGGTAATGGAATGATTGTTATAACCTTAATCTGAAAAAATAAAGGTTTCAGCTACTAAAAATGTGCAAGAAAAGCTTGATTTCATAAACTTTATCAGCTTCGTTGCTATAACCTCGTCCCCAGTCATACCTAGCCCCAAGTAATTTCCAATTGATAGCTGGCAAAGGGATATCCCTCTTGGTTTTGTAGTTGATAGTCTAAATGAATCTTTTGCCCATCAACTTCATAACGACTGGTTTGGATAATAAACTCCTGCATGCCCATGGGTGTAGGAATATAGGCCAAACTATCACTATCCTTTAGAAAGCGCATAATGGTCTTGGGATTAGAAAATCGGCTCATCACCAACTCTTGACCATGAAATTTAATCACTACTTTTTCCTTTTCCTCATTATAGAAAAGGAGGTAGCTATAGTCCCCCTTTTCATGCACTTCCACGTCATAGAGCTGGTCAATCACTTCCAACTGCTCATCAAACTGAATCGTATTTCGCATCCGAATCTTCACATCAGGTCCTCTTTCTTGTCTCTTGTCCTACTATTTTACCAAAAAGAGAAGGATTTTGCTATAATGGTCATATGAACGAAAAAGTATTCCGTGACCCAGTTCACAACTACATCCATGTCAATAATCAAATCATCTATGACTTGATTAATACAAAAGAATTTCAGCGTTTGCGTCGTATCAAACAACTGGGAACTTCCAGTTATACCTTCCACGGTGGAGAACACAGTCGCTTCTCCCATTGTCTTGGAGTCTATGAGATTGCTCGTCGCATCACAGAGATTTTTGAAGAAAAATACCCTGACGAATGGAATCCTGCCGAGTCTCTCTTGACCATGACTGCTGCCCTCCTACATGACCTAGGACACGGTGCCTACTCCCACACCTTTGAAAATCTCTTTGATACAGACCACGAAGCCATTACTCAGGAGATTGTCCAAAGTCCTGAAACGGATATTCACCAAGTCCTGCTACAAGTCGCGCCAGATTTTCCAGAAAAGGTAGCCAGTGTCATTGACCATACCTATCCTAACAAGCAGGTCGTGCAACTCATTTCTAGTCAGATTGATGCAGACCGTATGGACTATCTCTTGCGCGACTCCTATTTTACAGGAGCTTCTTATGGGGAATTTGACCTGACTCGGATCTTACGTGTCATTCGTCCTATCGAAAATGGAATCGCATTTCAGCGCAATGGCATGCATGCCATTGAAGACTACGTCCTCAGTCGCTACCAGATGTACATGCAGGTTTATTTCCACCCTGCAACACGCGCTATGGAAGTTCTCCTACAAAATCTTCTCAAACGCGCCAAGGAACTCTATCCTGAGGATAAGGACTTCTTTGCACGAACTTCTCCACACCTCCTGCCTTTCTTTGAAAAAAATGTGACCTTGTCTGACTATCTGGCTCTGGATGATGGTGTGATGAATACCTACTTCCAACTCTGGATGACCAGTCCTGACAAGATTCTCGCAGATTTGTCGCAACGCTTTGTCAACCGCAAGGTCTTTAAATCCATTACCTTTTCACAAGAAGACCAAGATCAACTCGCCAGCATGAGAAAATTGGTTGAGGATATCGGCTTTGACCCGGACTACTACACTGCCATTCATAAGAACTTCGACCTCCCTTATGATATCTATCGTCCCGAATCTGAAAATCCGCGGACACAGATTGAGATTTTACAAAAAAATGGAGAACTAGCTGAACTCTCTAGCCTGTCTCCTATCGTCCAATCCCTTGCTGGTAGTCGTCACGGAGATAATCGTTTTTATTTCCCAAAAGAAATGTTAGACCAAAACAGCATCTTCGCAAGCATTACCCAGCAATTTTTACACTTGATTGAGAACGATCATTTTACCCCAAATAAAAACTAGAAGAGGAAATTTATGAGTATTAAACTAATTGCCGTTGATATCGACGGAACCCTAGTCAATAGCCAAAAGGAAATCACTCCTGAAGTCTTTTCTGCTATCCAAGATGCCAAAGAAGCTGGTGTGAAAGTCGTGATTGCAACTGGCCGCCCTATCGCAGGTGTTGCTAAACTTCTGGACGACTTGCAGTTGAGAGACGAGGGTGACTATGTTGTGACCTTTAATGGTGCCCTTGTCCAAGAAACTGCTACAGGCCATGAGATTATCAGCGAATCCTTGACCTATGAGGATTATCTAGATATGGAATTTCTCAGTCGCAAGCTCGGTGTCCACATGCACGCTATTACCAAGGACGGCATCTACACAGCCAATCGCAATATCGGAAAATACACTGTGCACGAATCAACCCTCGTAAGCATGCCCATCTTTTACCGCACTCCTGAAGAAATGGCTGGCAAGGAAATCGTCAAGTGTATGTTTATCGATGAACCAGAGATTCTCGATGCTGCGATTGAAAAAATCCCAGCAGAATTTTACGAACGCTACTCCATCAACAAATCTGCTCCCTTCTACCTCGAACTCCTTAAAAAGAATGTAGACAAGGGCTCAGCCATTACTCACTTAGCTGAAAAACTCGGATTGACCAAAGATGAAACCATGGCGATCGGGGACGAAGAAAATGACCGTGCCATGCTGGAAGTCGTTGGAAACCCCGTTGTCATGGAAAACGGAAATCCAGAAATCAAAAAAATCGCCAAATATATCACCAAATCTAACGATGAATCCGGCGTTGCCCATGCCATCCGTACGTGGGTACTGTAAAAGAGAAATAGGTAAAACCCGCTCGGCTGAGCGGGTTTTTATTATGAAGATATCACAATAAGAGTAAATCAATAAATTGAATTGCTGTTGCACAGTCACTTAAATCTTGATAGTACAAAAAAAATGAACAGCTGTTATATCAAATAGAGACTTTATCACTCTGCTAATTCTACCTTTAAGCTCATATCCGTTGGTTGCAATACCTTCTGAACCGCAGTAAGAAAGGTTAGTCCATTATCAGATGGAGAATACTGGAATGTGATATGGATGACTTTTTTGTCAAACTTATCACCATATCGCTCCACATACTGCTTACTTTCGAGGAAGTAGATGTAGTTGTTAAGTCTTTCTTGCAGAATTTCCAGATGGACTGCTTCTATCTCTTCCTGCCAACCGACTGGATCAACAAGGAGTAACTCTAAATGATTATCAACTATACCAATAGCGTCAAGTTCGCTAGGTTCTAGTTCTGAAACAATAGCTTTGGTTACGATTTGGGTAAATTCTTCAGGAGAAAATATTTTTTGGTTATCAGATAAATCATTGAAAATTAAGTCAGGATTATTTTGTATAAAAATTTTATTCGACTCTTCTTGTGTATATTGTTTTTTAGATTTCCAAAAACCATATTGTGCATAATTCATCAACTCTTTACCAGTATGTTCTCCCGACATATAACTATCTGCAGCTTCTTTGGGGATTTCTTGAACTCCTTCTGGCATAGTAATATTAAAAGTTGGATAACGCAAGAAAAACTTATCACCATCTTGACAGATTTCCAATATATCTTTTTGACTAGTATAAATCGACTTCATTTTTAATAGCTATTAGCTCCTTGTGTTTTTTTAAATATTTCATTCCATACCATTCTTCCACTGATTTGCCTTCCCATTCGCAGTATTCTTCGGGATATTTCCATTTATAGTAGGCTTGTAGCATATAGGGAAACATGAAATAAACTTCAAAAGCAGCAACTAAAATATTAAGAATCAGTATTGAAGCCAAAATACCGAGTCCTCCAATCAAATTATTCCTATTCTCCATCGAACTTGAGAAAAAAATATGAATGACTAGCCAAATTGCTACAACCAAACCACCATACTTGGCAATTATGCTAAACATCTTGCCGAAGAATCTATCACTAAAACTTTTCTTTAGAGTTGTCCCATATAACAACATTCCTAATGACTCACACTCAGAAAGAATCATTGAAATAATTATTAATAATATTAATCCTACAAAAGTGAACATTCCCCAAAATCCAGCTACTGCATAAATTAAGTTTAGAGAAAAAAGATTGAGTTCAACAACTAGCCAGATAATAAAGGTAACCATAAAATGAAATTGGCCCCTATAAATCAAAATAAACTGCTGATTGTATCGCTTCCCTAGTATAATCAATAAAATCCATATTGCAAGTGCTATCCAAAATACCCAGTACGGAAGAAAATTAATGTCGGGTAAAGGGACTGTTAAATCTCTAGGATCAGAATGGTAAAATAAATAATCATTTAAAGCTACAATCAACCAATTGGGACCAATTATAAATAGGAAAGTCAGAATTACCAGCCAAACATATGATTTTTTTGTTCCTCTAAATTGCTCTTTTTTTAAAGCATCTTGGTAAATGTCCCGAGCAAATTTCCCTGAGACGCCATCATCTAATAAATTTAAACTCTCCTCAAAACTTGCTTTAAAAATTGATTTCTTCATACTTTTCACCCAAAAACTATTCTAATAACTCCTTGTGTTTTTTTAAATATTTCTTCCCATACCATTCTTCTACAGTTTTCCCTTCCCACTCACGATATTCTTCAGAATATTTCCATTTGTAGAATGCTTGTAAATAACTAGGAAATTCGATGTAAATTAGAATAGCAATCACAGCAATATTTAGGATAATCCATGTTATCAAAAGACCTAATCCTTCCAATGAAGTTGAAAATTTTATGGAAAAACTTTTTATAATAAAGTTTATAATTACTCCAATTCCCAAAAAACTCATTCCATAAATCGCTATCTTATTGGAAATTTTATTGCGAAGAGAAGAGCCACTTCCATTACCATACATCAGTTTTTTAAGACTTTCAATTTCAAGGCTAAACATAAAATAGGCTAATATAGTAATAAAAACAAAAATAGCAGCAACCATCCAAATAGATAAAGTTGGTAATGACATATCAATCGCTAACAGATTAAATTCAAGACTAAGCCAAATTAGAAATGTGATGACATGAAAATGATTGCGATAAGGCAGTATAAAAGCTTTTCTAAAAACTTTACCAATCAATATGATAAATACCCAAATTAAGAAACAGACTAGATATACCTCAGCTGTTAGTAATGGATGTTGATAGATAGGTAATCTTAAATCTTTAGGATCAGAGTTGTGCAAGGACAGCGAGAAAACAAGAATCATAAAGTTTATAATGACAGGACCGATAAGAGTGAAAACAATATTCTGAATATGAAGAACTAGTTTAGACTTTTCTTCCCTATAATATGTTTCTAACTTAGAGAAAACATTTCCTTTCTGATACTGTAAAAAACCATCATCTTCTAGATTAAGACTTTCTTCAAAACTGGCTTTAAATAGTGACTTTTCTATCATAAGTTTAATTCTCAATCTTCTTTTCTACTAATTCTGAGTGCTTTTTCAAGTATCTCTTTCCATACCATTCTTCCACTGATTTGCCTTCCCACTCGCGGTATTCTTCAGGGTATTTCCACTTGTAATAGCCTTCTAAAAAGAAAGGAAACTCCATGAATACAATCATGGCGATTACACCAATATTTGATAGAATCCAAAATATAAAGAGACCTAAAACAGTTACGGAAGAGGAAAAATTAATAGAAAAAGCTTTGAGAATATAATTAACAATCACAGCCAAGCCCAATATACCTGCTCCATAAATAGCAAGGCCTTTGGCAATTTTATCGAGTAAGGTAGGTGACTTAACTTCTCCATACATTCGTTTTTTCAAACTTCTAACCTCTGTTCTTAACATTACATAAGTCAACAATACTTGAAGCCCAAAAAGTACGAAGATCCCCCATATTGATAATATAGGTAAAGACATAGTTGTTGCCAGCAGATTAAATTCAAACACAAACCATATTATAAAAGTTATAATATGAAATCGATAACGATAAGGGAGAATAAACGTCCGTTTAAAGAATTTACCCATTAATACCAATAACAACCAAATTAACAAGCAAATTAAATAAAGCTCGACTGTTAGCAAAGGATACTGAGAAACTGGTAACCTTAAATCTTTAGGATCAGAATTTTGCAATGATAAGGTAACAGCAAGGAGCATGAAATTTGCACCTATCGGAAACAACAGACTAAGAATAAAAGCTTGAATACCAAACCAAAAAGAGGGTTTCCCTTTCTTAAAGGCTTTCCCAAGTTTATTATAATAATCTTTTTTCTGATACTGTAAAAAACCATCATCTAATAAATTTAAACTCTCCTCAAAACTTGCTTTAAAAATTGATTTCTTCATCTAATTTTCTCCCTAATTTTATTAAAATTGATAACAACGAGCCTACTGCATTTCTCTTCTATCTGGATATTTCTTGACATAGGAAGCAGAAAAGAAACCGCCCATGATTCCTGCTGGTATAATAGCTGTAAGTATTACAGACACGATTATGCCAAGAATTTTTCCAAACGAAGGGTTTCCCTCAAAAAATAGCCGTCCAGACATCACAACTATAAATATTATATAATGTCATCCACTTTACTATAAAGGCCAGTGCCCTGTTTCAGCATAAATCATTACCTCATATGCTCCCCTAGAAGATTCAAATGCTTTATCAATCAGTTCTTTAGTAATAGGATAGCGAACTTCTGGCCCCATGGCTCCGCCAATTTCTTTAAAGAAGCTAATTTCGTAATAGCCGTCTGTCTCATATACAATAAATCCATTGCCTCTATGTACAATCGTATCCGATTGATTATAATCTTCTAACTCATCTTTCTGTGGCCAACGATGATGTTCACAATAAAACATTACTTCTAAAGAATCTTTTTCTGATGTTGAAACACGTTCTACTAATTCCTGGCTAATGGGAAAATTAAGCACTTCTTTCCCTCTACTCCACAGAATCTGATAATCATTATTGTTTTTTAATATCGTACAACTTTTGTATTGC includes these proteins:
- a CDS encoding DUF1934 domain-containing protein, with protein sequence MKIRMRNTIQFDEQLEVIDQLYDVEVHEKGDYSYLLFYNEEKEKVVIKFHGQELVMSRFSNPKTIMRFLKDSDSLAYIPTPMGMQEFIIQTSRYEVDGQKIHLDYQLQNQEGYPFASYQLEITWG
- a CDS encoding HD domain-containing protein, yielding MNEKVFRDPVHNYIHVNNQIIYDLINTKEFQRLRRIKQLGTSSYTFHGGEHSRFSHCLGVYEIARRITEIFEEKYPDEWNPAESLLTMTAALLHDLGHGAYSHTFENLFDTDHEAITQEIVQSPETDIHQVLLQVAPDFPEKVASVIDHTYPNKQVVQLISSQIDADRMDYLLRDSYFTGASYGEFDLTRILRVIRPIENGIAFQRNGMHAIEDYVLSRYQMYMQVYFHPATRAMEVLLQNLLKRAKELYPEDKDFFARTSPHLLPFFEKNVTLSDYLALDDGVMNTYFQLWMTSPDKILADLSQRFVNRKVFKSITFSQEDQDQLASMRKLVEDIGFDPDYYTAIHKNFDLPYDIYRPESENPRTQIEILQKNGELAELSSLSPIVQSLAGSRHGDNRFYFPKEMLDQNSIFASITQQFLHLIENDHFTPNKN
- the yidA gene encoding sugar-phosphatase, which codes for MSIKLIAVDIDGTLVNSQKEITPEVFSAIQDAKEAGVKVVIATGRPIAGVAKLLDDLQLRDEGDYVVTFNGALVQETATGHEIISESLTYEDYLDMEFLSRKLGVHMHAITKDGIYTANRNIGKYTVHESTLVSMPIFYRTPEEMAGKEIVKCMFIDEPEILDAAIEKIPAEFYERYSINKSAPFYLELLKKNVDKGSAITHLAEKLGLTKDETMAIGDEENDRAMLEVVGNPVVMENGNPEIKKIAKYITKSNDESGVAHAIRTWVL
- a CDS encoding DUF6572 domain-containing protein, whose product is MKSIYTSQKDILEICQDGDKFFLRYPTFNITMPEGVQEIPKEAADSYMSGEHTGKELMNYAQYGFWKSKKQYTQEESNKIFIQNNPDLIFNDLSDNQKIFSPEEFTQIVTKAIVSELEPSELDAIGIVDNHLELLLVDPVGWQEEIEAVHLEILQERLNNYIYFLESKQYVERYGDKFDKKVIHITFQYSPSDNGLTFLTAVQKVLQPTDMSLKVELAE